Proteins encoded in a region of the Enterococcus gilvus ATCC BAA-350 genome:
- a CDS encoding AAA family ATPase, whose amino-acid sequence MFTELVLENFKSFNRISFDMTKSLNNPKNLLAIYGENGSGKSSIIEAFGILRLSVNTVEFSNELNKFNALMEKKDTSLLDDQVIFSDFIKANQFSNIKRIIGETKTIGTKSNMQLEYSFLLQGKRKGKYILTFDNENTIVKEQLDYTINDRIGNVYTIEKNNLNEVKSHLNKSIFLTLDVRKELEIRLQKLWGKHSFISIFKAMEEELNESYINKNIKNRLKEVIGFFSRISVSTGSYTTISQEACLLSEFSNGSVKSSEEKKIDKTEKILYKYFSSLYVDIKDVFYKKITINDEIEYKLYLKKSIYGNLVDVPFNLESKGTKQLLEILPFFLNVVDGGVCFIDEIDNGIHDILMNHLLDSLSEDINGQLVFTTHDTLMLKELPKQSVYFITIDYEGNKKIKNLRDYDNTTLSQNNNFQNQYLKGAFEGIPIPLDIDFEEINQMIQEKAYGE is encoded by the coding sequence ATGTTTACAGAATTAGTTTTAGAAAATTTTAAGTCTTTTAATAGAATCTCTTTCGATATGACCAAATCATTGAATAATCCTAAGAATCTTTTAGCAATTTATGGTGAAAATGGGTCAGGAAAAAGTAGTATTATTGAAGCATTTGGTATACTAAGACTATCAGTGAATACCGTTGAATTTAGTAATGAGTTGAATAAATTTAACGCTCTGATGGAAAAAAAAGATACTTCTTTGTTAGATGATCAGGTAATATTTTCTGACTTTATTAAAGCTAATCAATTTTCAAATATTAAAAGAATAATAGGTGAAACAAAAACTATAGGTACAAAAAGTAATATGCAATTAGAGTATTCTTTTTTGTTACAAGGTAAACGAAAAGGCAAGTATATATTAACTTTTGATAATGAAAATACAATAGTTAAAGAGCAACTTGATTATACAATAAATGACAGAATTGGAAATGTTTATACTATCGAAAAAAATAATTTGAATGAAGTTAAGTCTCATTTGAATAAAAGTATATTTTTAACGTTAGATGTAAGAAAAGAATTGGAAATCAGGTTACAGAAGCTTTGGGGAAAACATTCGTTTATTTCTATATTTAAGGCAATGGAAGAGGAACTCAACGAATCTTACATTAACAAAAATATTAAGAATCGACTTAAAGAAGTTATTGGTTTCTTTTCACGTATTTCTGTTTCTACTGGATCTTATACAACCATTTCACAAGAAGCTTGTTTACTTTCTGAGTTTTCAAATGGTAGTGTAAAGTCTTCAGAAGAGAAAAAAATTGATAAAACAGAAAAAATTTTATATAAATATTTTTCTAGTTTGTATGTAGATATTAAAGATGTATTTTATAAAAAAATTACAATAAATGATGAGATTGAATATAAATTGTATTTGAAGAAGAGTATATATGGTAACCTCGTAGATGTGCCATTTAATCTTGAATCGAAAGGTACAAAGCAACTTTTAGAAATACTTCCATTCTTTTTAAATGTTGTTGATGGAGGCGTGTGTTTCATAGATGAAATTGATAACGGAATACATGATATATTGATGAACCATTTGTTAGATAGCCTTTCAGAGGATATTAATGGTCAATTAGTATTTACTACACATGATACACTTATGTTGAAAGAGCTACCAAAACAATCAGTATACTTTATAACAATTGATTATGAAGGAAATAAAAAAATAAAAAATCTTCGAGATTATGATAATACAACTTTATCGCAGAATAATAATTTTCAGAACCAGTATCTAAAAGGTGCTTTTGAAGGTATTCCTATACCTCTTGATATTGATTTTGAAGAAATTAATCAAATGATTCAGGAAAAAGCTTATGGGGAATAA